In Lactococcus protaetiae, the genomic window ATCTGCACTTTCTGGTGCAATAATAAAGTTGCTCTTGCAAAATTATAGTTGGGTTATACAACTTATCGCTTTTATTATCATCTTCGTCATTATTTACATCATTGTCGGAATGGTTTATTTGAAATGGAATAAAAACAGAACCTAGTGTTTACGCAAACCATCTCTTATGTTTGCCCTTACTTTTATCATTTATCGCATACTAAATCTGCTAATATAGTTTTAGATTTAGAGATAAACTATTAAAAGATAAAATTTAAAAACAATAAAGAAAGGAATTGAACTCCAAATAAGGGGTTCATCTCTTAAAAATGAAAATTAATAAATATATTGACCACACGATTCTTAAAGCGGATAGCTCGCAAGAAAAAGTTCAACAAATCATTGATGAAGCTAAAAAATATGACTTTATGAGTGTATGTATTAACCCAACATGGGTAAGTTTTGCAAGTAAACAATTAAAAGATACGGATGTTAAAGTTTGTACAGTCATTGGTTTCCCTCTTGGAGCAAACACATCAGAAGTTAAGGCTTTCGAAGCAAAAAATGCCATTGAAAATGGTGCTGATGAGATTGATATGGTCATTAATATTGGTGCAGCTAAAGATGGAAATTGGGAGCTTGTTGAATCAGATATTGCAGCAGTAAATGCAGTAAAAGAAGACAAACTTTTGAAGGTCATTATTGAAACAAGCCTCCTTACAGACGATGAAAAAGTCAAATCTTGCGAAGCAGCAGTACGTGCAGGGGCAGATTTTGTCAAAACATCAACTGGTTTTTCAACTGCAGGAGCAACGGTT contains:
- the deoC gene encoding deoxyribose-phosphate aldolase, giving the protein MKINKYIDHTILKADSSQEKVQQIIDEAKKYDFMSVCINPTWVSFASKQLKDTDVKVCTVIGFPLGANTSEVKAFEAKNAIENGADEIDMVINIGAAKDGNWELVESDIAAVNAVKEDKLLKVIIETSLLTDDEKVKSCEAAVRAGADFVKTSTGFSTAGATVADIKLMRATVGPDMGVKASGGVHNLEEAKAMIDAGATRLGVSAGVAIMEGLGRPNEGAKSADKTSGESDASY